One Brassica napus cultivar Da-Ae chromosome C4, Da-Ae, whole genome shotgun sequence genomic region harbors:
- the LOC106376364 gene encoding beta-glucosidase 10 isoform X1, whose product MKAFFVLSISVVIVLATSHIDAFTRDDFPEDFLFGAATSAYQWEGAVDEDGRTPSVWDTFSPFDNMDNGDIACDGYHKYKEDVKIMADMGLEAFRLSISWSRLIPNGRGDINPKGLLFYKNLIKELLTHGIKPHVTLYHYDLPQALEDEYGGWINRKIIEDFTAFADVCFREFGEDVELWTTINEANIFAIGAYSEGTLPPGHCSNSKYVNCSTGNSSTEPYIAGHNILLAHASASNLYRLKYKSKQKGSLGLCIYTYGLFPYTSSKEDEIATQRAKDFYFGWLLKPLVFGDYPDVMKRVVGSRLPVFSEEESDQVRGSSDFVGVIHYTTLYVTESRPTPSILPSNQSFSTDMGVETISTGNSVPWGFEGVLEYLKQSFNNPPIYILENGLATKHDSTLQDTSRVEYIQGYIGAMLNAIRNGSDTRGYFYWSMIDLYELLAGYRLSFGLYYVNFSDAGLKRSPKLSASWYSGFLNGTVDVDPHDITQLQSHSSGFSSL is encoded by the exons atgaaagctTTCTTTGTGTTATCCATTTCTGTGGTCATCGTTTTGGCAACAAGTCACATTGATGCTTTCACAAGAGACGATTTTCCAGAGGATTTCCTCTTCGGAGCTGCCACGTCTGCTTATCAG TGGGAAGGAGCTGTTGATGAGGATGGAAGAACTCCTAGCGTTTGGGATACTTTCTCACCCTTtg ATAACATGGACAATGGAGATATAGCATGTGATGGATATCACAAGTACAag GAAGATGTTAAGATAATGGCTGATATGGGTTTAGAAGCATTCAGATTATCTATCTCATGGTCAAGACTTATACCTA ATGGAAGAGGAGACATCAACCCAAAAGGTCTACTGTTTTACAAGAACCTCATCAAAGAACTACTAACCCATG GAATAAAACCACACGTTACACTATACCACTATGATCTCCCTCAGGCTCTTGAAGATGAGTATGGAGGATGGATCAACCGCAAAATCAT AGAGGACTTCACTGCTTTTGCAGATGTTTGCTTCAGAGAGTTTGGTGAAGATGTGGAGCTATGGACTACAATTAACGAAGCCAACATATTCGCCATTGGAGCTTACAGCGAAGGAACATTGCCGCCAGGACATTGTTCTAATTCCAAATACGTCAATTGCTCCACTGGAAACTCTTCAACTGAACCATATATTGCAGGCCATAACATATTGCTAGCTCATGCCTCTGCTTCAAACTTGTATAGACTCAAGTACAAG AGTAAGCAGAAAGGATCCTTAGGCCTTTGCATATATACATATGGGTTATTTCcttatactagctccaaggaaGATGAGATAGCAACTCAGAGAGCTAAAGATTTCTACTTTGGCTG GTTGTTAAAGCCTTTGGTGTTTGGGGACTATCCTGATGTGATGAAGAGAGTGGTGGGATCTAGGTTACCTGTTTTCTCAGAGGAAGAGTCAGACCAAGTTAGAGGATCATCTGACTTTGTAGGAGTTATCCATTACACGACACTGTATGTCACAGAGAGTAGACCCACGCCTTCTATCCTTCCTAGCAACCAAAGTTTTTCCACAGACATGGGTGTAGAGACTATCT CCACTGGGAACTCTGTTCCATGGGGTTTTGAAGGTGTCTTGGAGTATTTGAAACAGAGCTTCAACAATCCTCCTATCTACATTCTTGAAAATG GTTTAGCTACGAAACATGATTCGACGCTACAAGATACATCAAGAGTTGAATACATTCAAGGTTACATTGGTGCTATGTTGAATGCCATCAG GAATGGATCGGACACGAGAGGTTACTTTTATTGGTCTATGATTGACTTGTACGAGCTATTGGCTGGATACAGGCTCAGCTTTGGATTGTACTATGTGAATTTCAGTGATGCTGGTCTCAAGAGGTCTCCAAAACTCTCTGCTTCTTGGTACTCTGGTTTTCTCAATGGTACAGTTGATGTTGATCCTCATGATATTACTCAGCTGCAGAGCCACTCTTCTGGTTTCTCATCTTTGTGA
- the LOC106376364 gene encoding beta-glucosidase 10 isoform X2, translated as MDNGDIACDGYHKYKEDVKIMADMGLEAFRLSISWSRLIPNGRGDINPKGLLFYKNLIKELLTHGIKPHVTLYHYDLPQALEDEYGGWINRKIIEDFTAFADVCFREFGEDVELWTTINEANIFAIGAYSEGTLPPGHCSNSKYVNCSTGNSSTEPYIAGHNILLAHASASNLYRLKYKSKQKGSLGLCIYTYGLFPYTSSKEDEIATQRAKDFYFGWLLKPLVFGDYPDVMKRVVGSRLPVFSEEESDQVRGSSDFVGVIHYTTLYVTESRPTPSILPSNQSFSTDMGVETISTGNSVPWGFEGVLEYLKQSFNNPPIYILENGLATKHDSTLQDTSRVEYIQGYIGAMLNAIRNGSDTRGYFYWSMIDLYELLAGYRLSFGLYYVNFSDAGLKRSPKLSASWYSGFLNGTVDVDPHDITQLQSHSSGFSSL; from the exons ATGGACAATGGAGATATAGCATGTGATGGATATCACAAGTACAag GAAGATGTTAAGATAATGGCTGATATGGGTTTAGAAGCATTCAGATTATCTATCTCATGGTCAAGACTTATACCTA ATGGAAGAGGAGACATCAACCCAAAAGGTCTACTGTTTTACAAGAACCTCATCAAAGAACTACTAACCCATG GAATAAAACCACACGTTACACTATACCACTATGATCTCCCTCAGGCTCTTGAAGATGAGTATGGAGGATGGATCAACCGCAAAATCAT AGAGGACTTCACTGCTTTTGCAGATGTTTGCTTCAGAGAGTTTGGTGAAGATGTGGAGCTATGGACTACAATTAACGAAGCCAACATATTCGCCATTGGAGCTTACAGCGAAGGAACATTGCCGCCAGGACATTGTTCTAATTCCAAATACGTCAATTGCTCCACTGGAAACTCTTCAACTGAACCATATATTGCAGGCCATAACATATTGCTAGCTCATGCCTCTGCTTCAAACTTGTATAGACTCAAGTACAAG AGTAAGCAGAAAGGATCCTTAGGCCTTTGCATATATACATATGGGTTATTTCcttatactagctccaaggaaGATGAGATAGCAACTCAGAGAGCTAAAGATTTCTACTTTGGCTG GTTGTTAAAGCCTTTGGTGTTTGGGGACTATCCTGATGTGATGAAGAGAGTGGTGGGATCTAGGTTACCTGTTTTCTCAGAGGAAGAGTCAGACCAAGTTAGAGGATCATCTGACTTTGTAGGAGTTATCCATTACACGACACTGTATGTCACAGAGAGTAGACCCACGCCTTCTATCCTTCCTAGCAACCAAAGTTTTTCCACAGACATGGGTGTAGAGACTATCT CCACTGGGAACTCTGTTCCATGGGGTTTTGAAGGTGTCTTGGAGTATTTGAAACAGAGCTTCAACAATCCTCCTATCTACATTCTTGAAAATG GTTTAGCTACGAAACATGATTCGACGCTACAAGATACATCAAGAGTTGAATACATTCAAGGTTACATTGGTGCTATGTTGAATGCCATCAG GAATGGATCGGACACGAGAGGTTACTTTTATTGGTCTATGATTGACTTGTACGAGCTATTGGCTGGATACAGGCTCAGCTTTGGATTGTACTATGTGAATTTCAGTGATGCTGGTCTCAAGAGGTCTCCAAAACTCTCTGCTTCTTGGTACTCTGGTTTTCTCAATGGTACAGTTGATGTTGATCCTCATGATATTACTCAGCTGCAGAGCCACTCTTCTGGTTTCTCATCTTTGTGA
- the LOC106376365 gene encoding xyloglucan 6-xylosyltransferase 1-like, producing MIERCLGTQRLRRLQRVWRQGKVTLLCLVLTVVVLRGTIGAGKFGTPEQDIEEIREHFFYSRKRAETHRVLVEVSSKTTSTKDGAGDSNNNYENFDFKKIFVDEEKALDRSKPYSLGPKISDWDEQRIDWLKQNPSFPNFVAANKPRVLLVTGSAPKPCENPVGDHYLLKSIKNKIDYCRIHGIEIFYNMALLDAEMAGFWAKLPLIRKLLLSHPEIEFLWWMDSDAMFTDMVFELPWERYEDYNLVMHGWKEMVYDQKNWIGLNTGSFLIRNSQWALDLLDAWAPMGPKGRIREEAGKVLTRELKDRPAFEADDQSAMVYLLATEREKWGGKVYLESGYYLHGYWGILVDRYEEMIENHKPGFGDHRWPLVTHFVGCKPCGKFGDYPVERCLRQMDRAFNFGDDQILQMYGFTHKSLGSRSVKPTRSQTDRPVDAKDEFGLLHPPFKAGKLATST from the coding sequence ATGATAGAGAGATGCTTAGGAACGCAGCGTTTAAGGAGATTACAGAGAGTCTGGCGTCAAGGAAAGGTGACGCTTCTCTGCCTCGTTCTCACCGTCGTCGTCCTACGTGGCACAATCGGAGCAGGTAAGTTCGGTACGCCGGAGCAAGACATCGAGGAGATCCGCGAGCATTTCTTCTACTCCCGCAAACGCGCCGAGACTCACCGCGTCCTCGTCGAGGTCTCCTCCAAAACGACGTCGACTAAAGACGGAGCTGGAGATAGCAACAACAACTACGAGAACTTCGATTTCAAGAAGATATTCGTCGACGAAGAGAAAGCTTTAGACCGGAGTAAACCGTATTCTCTCGGTCCGAAGATCTCTGATTGGGACGAACAGAGGATTGATTGGCTGAAACAAAACCCTAGCTTCCCGAACTTCGTGGCGGCGAACAAGCCTAGGGTTCTTCTCGTCACAGGCTCAGCTCCCAAGCCGTGCGAGAATCCCGTGGGAGACCATTACCTCTTGAAATCGATCAAGAACAAGATCGATTACTGTCGGATCCACGGGATCGAGATCTTCTACAACATGGCCTTGCTCGACGCGGAGATGGCTGGGTTCTGGGCTAAGCTTCCGTTGATTCGGAAGTTGCTATTGTCTCATCCCGAGATCGAGTTTCTATGGTGGATGGACAGTGACGCGATGTTCACGGACATGGTGTTCGAGCTTCCGTGGGAGAGGTACGAGGATTACAACCTCGTGATGCACGGCTGGAAGGAGATGGTTTACGATCAGAAGAATTGGATTGGTTTAAACACCGGAAGCTTCTTGATTAGGAACTCGCAGTGGGCCCTTGATCTCCTCGACGCTTGGGCTCCCATGGGCCCTAAAGGGAGGATCCGAGAAGAAGCGGGTAAAGTCTTGACCCGGGAACTTAAAGACCGGCCCGCGTTCGAAGCGGACGATCAGTCGGCGATGGTTTATCTTTTGGCGACGgagagagagaaatggggaggGAAAGTGTATCTTGAGAGTGGCTATTACTTGCACGGTTACTGGGGGATTTTGGTGGACCGGTACGAGGAGATGATTGAGAATCATAAACCGGGTTTTGGAGACCATCGGTGGCCGCTCGTGACTCATTTCGTGGGGTGCAAACCGTGCGGGAAGTTTGGGGATTATCCGGTTGAGAGGTGTCTCCGGCAGATGGATAGAGCGTTTAATTTTGGAGACGATCAGATCCTTCAGATGTATGGGTTCACGCATAAGTCGCTAGGGAGTCGGAGCGTGAAGCCAACGCGCAGCCAGACGGACAGGCCGGTTGATGCTAAAGACGAGTTTGGGCTGCTTCATCCGCCGTTTAAAGCGGGCAAGCTCGCGACGTCGACGTGA